Proteins encoded by one window of bacterium:
- a CDS encoding acetoacetate--CoA ligase: MATPLWTPPAARADASQMMAFLRAQGHADYAALYRWSIAESGAFWRALWDFCGVRGEPGARVLVDGRRLPGAQWFPDAQLSFAENLLWRRDAAPAIIFRREDGLRRELSYAELHAQVGRLQRAFRAAGLGEGDRVAAFVPNLPETIVAALAVASLGAIWSSASPDFGVEGVVDRFGQIAPKFLIVADGHLYKGVVHSSEAKLRAVLAGLPSVEKTLVIRDTGGTEPAAIPGAEDFAAFLASAPAGEPEFPRFPFAQPLVILYSSGTTGRPKCITHGAGGTLLQHLKEHRLHTDLRAGERLFYFTTTGWMMWNWLVTGLATGATLVLYDGSPFHPRLEALWDLAAEEGLHHFGTSAKYIDACKKAGLAPRRTHDLSALHTLLSTGSPLAPESFDWVYQEVKADLLLASIAGGTDIVSCFMLGNPLLPVWRGEIQCRGLGMRVEVWDDEGRPLVGAPGELVCTAPAPSMPIGFWGDADGSRYRAAYFEHFPGVWRHGDRVELTERGGIVIYGRSDATLNPGGIRIGTAEIYRQVEQVPEVEEAIVVGQDVESDQRVVLFVRLGTGLTLDEALKQRIRQRIREHTTPRHVPAVIAQVADIPRTRSGKISELAVREVIHGRPVKNTEALANPEALDLYRDRPELA; encoded by the coding sequence ATGGCCACCCCCCTCTGGACGCCGCCCGCCGCCCGCGCCGACGCCTCGCAGATGATGGCCTTCCTGCGTGCGCAGGGTCACGCGGACTACGCCGCACTCTACCGCTGGTCGATCGCCGAGTCCGGCGCCTTCTGGCGCGCCCTCTGGGACTTCTGCGGCGTGCGCGGCGAGCCGGGCGCGCGAGTTCTCGTGGACGGCCGGCGCCTGCCCGGCGCGCAGTGGTTCCCGGACGCGCAGCTCAGCTTCGCCGAGAACCTGCTCTGGCGGCGCGACGCGGCGCCGGCGATCATCTTCAGGCGCGAGGACGGCCTCCGCCGCGAACTCAGCTACGCTGAACTCCACGCCCAGGTCGGCCGCCTGCAGCGCGCCTTCCGCGCGGCGGGGCTGGGCGAAGGCGACCGCGTCGCCGCCTTCGTGCCCAACCTACCCGAGACGATCGTCGCCGCGCTCGCCGTGGCCTCGCTCGGCGCCATCTGGTCCTCGGCCTCGCCGGACTTCGGCGTCGAGGGCGTCGTCGACCGCTTCGGCCAGATCGCGCCGAAATTCCTCATCGTGGCGGACGGGCACCTGTACAAGGGCGTCGTGCACAGCTCGGAGGCGAAGCTGCGCGCGGTGCTGGCCGGATTGCCGAGCGTGGAGAAGACCCTGGTCATCCGCGACACGGGCGGCACGGAGCCGGCAGCCATTCCCGGCGCCGAGGACTTCGCGGCCTTCCTCGCGAGCGCGCCCGCGGGCGAGCCCGAGTTCCCGCGCTTCCCCTTTGCGCAGCCGCTGGTCATCCTCTACTCCTCGGGCACGACGGGCCGGCCCAAGTGCATCACGCACGGTGCGGGCGGCACGCTGCTCCAGCACCTCAAGGAGCACCGCCTCCACACGGACCTGCGGGCGGGCGAGCGTCTCTTCTACTTCACGACGACGGGCTGGATGATGTGGAACTGGCTGGTCACGGGCCTCGCGACGGGGGCCACGCTGGTGCTCTACGACGGCAGCCCCTTCCACCCGCGGCTGGAGGCGCTCTGGGACCTGGCCGCCGAGGAGGGGCTCCACCACTTCGGCACGAGCGCCAAGTACATCGACGCCTGCAAGAAGGCCGGCCTCGCGCCGCGGCGCACGCACGATCTCTCGGCGCTGCACACGCTGCTCTCGACGGGCTCGCCGCTCGCGCCCGAGTCCTTCGATTGGGTCTACCAGGAGGTGAAGGCCGATCTCCTCCTCGCGAGCATCGCCGGCGGCACGGACATCGTCTCCTGCTTCATGCTGGGCAACCCGCTGCTGCCGGTCTGGCGCGGGGAGATCCAGTGCCGCGGCCTCGGCATGCGGGTCGAGGTCTGGGACGATGAGGGCCGTCCGCTGGTCGGCGCGCCGGGCGAGCTGGTCTGCACGGCGCCCGCGCCCTCGATGCCGATCGGCTTCTGGGGCGACGCGGACGGCAGCCGCTACCGCGCCGCCTACTTCGAGCACTTCCCGGGCGTCTGGCGGCACGGCGACCGCGTGGAGTTGACGGAGCGCGGCGGCATCGTCATCTACGGCAGGAGCGATGCCACGCTGAACCCGGGCGGCATCCGGATCGGCACGGCCGAGATCTACCGGCAGGTGGAGCAGGTGCCCGAAGTTGAGGAGGCGATCGTCGTCGGCCAGGATGTGGAGAGCGATCAGCGCGTGGTGCTCTTCGTGCGCCTTGGCACCGGGCTCACGCTCGACGAGGCGCTCAAGCAGCGCATCCGCCAGCGGATCCGCGAGCACACGACGCCGCGCCACGTGCCGGCCGTGATCGCGCAGGTGGCCGACATCCCGCGCACGCGAAGCGGCAAGATCTCCGAGCTG